The following are encoded together in the bacterium genome:
- a CDS encoding methylmalonyl-CoA mutase family protein — protein sequence MSDAVMSLAVDFDPAGRDQWMELVEQVLRGAPFDKRLVGTTYDGIQIQPLYTSDDHPGDFSLPGAAPFTRGSRVAGGAWQVRQAHSCATGNRAVLDDLRGGADAIELHIDGEIRLEELEELLDGVPATVPIMLAPGSEAAIWHLVDLWDSRGVARDKALGGFGMNPRDPAAAEAVANTLNLNYPNVLVAVVNGARLADQGATEAQELAGSLADGVAYLRACEQAGLDLAPAADKLEFRYAAGVDQFLTMAKLRAARQLWVRVTEACDIEPAAQRQHAVTSGAMMSRRDPYVNMIRTTVACFAAAVGGADAITVSPFDAAIGVPDQLGLRIARNTQLLLREESHVDQVIDPSGGSYYVESLTDALAATAWGLFQELEAGASLVERIEATHRARSQDVATRRLPLTGVSEFPDIDEEAVDRLSGAPEPELRRLAEPFEAMRDAADAAPSRPTAFLANLGPMAVHTARAAFAVNLLAAGGIRALGNDGFDAPAEAAAAWSSSGSLIAVICSSDDVYQECAASTVAALKAAGCGYVVLAGRPDDRWGADAYIHLGCDALAVLQSLHARLGL from the coding sequence GTGAGCGACGCCGTAATGAGCCTGGCCGTCGATTTTGACCCGGCCGGGCGGGACCAGTGGATGGAGCTGGTGGAGCAAGTGCTGCGGGGAGCGCCGTTCGACAAAAGGCTGGTGGGCACCACCTACGACGGCATCCAGATTCAACCGCTTTACACCAGCGACGACCACCCCGGAGACTTCAGCCTTCCCGGTGCCGCGCCATTCACCCGGGGCAGCAGGGTTGCGGGAGGGGCGTGGCAGGTTCGCCAGGCCCACAGCTGTGCTACCGGCAACCGGGCTGTGCTAGACGACTTGCGCGGGGGAGCTGATGCCATAGAGCTCCACATCGACGGCGAAATCAGGCTGGAAGAGCTCGAAGAGCTACTTGATGGTGTTCCCGCCACGGTGCCCATCATGCTGGCGCCGGGGAGCGAGGCCGCGATATGGCACTTGGTCGATCTCTGGGACAGCAGGGGAGTGGCCAGGGACAAGGCTCTCGGCGGCTTTGGGATGAACCCCCGAGATCCTGCGGCGGCTGAGGCGGTGGCCAACACCTTGAATCTGAACTATCCCAACGTGTTGGTCGCGGTTGTCAACGGGGCGCGGCTGGCTGATCAGGGTGCCACCGAAGCCCAGGAGCTGGCCGGGTCGCTGGCCGACGGAGTTGCCTACCTGCGGGCCTGTGAGCAGGCGGGGCTAGACCTGGCACCGGCGGCCGACAAGCTGGAATTCCGCTACGCCGCCGGAGTGGACCAGTTCTTGACCATGGCCAAGCTGCGCGCCGCCCGCCAGCTGTGGGTCCGGGTGACCGAGGCATGCGACATTGAGCCTGCTGCCCAACGTCAGCACGCGGTTACCTCTGGCGCCATGATGAGCCGTCGTGACCCGTACGTGAACATGATCCGCACGACAGTGGCCTGTTTCGCTGCTGCTGTGGGCGGCGCTGATGCAATCACGGTCAGTCCGTTCGATGCTGCCATCGGTGTCCCGGACCAACTAGGGCTGCGTATCGCTCGCAACACGCAACTCCTGCTGCGAGAGGAATCCCACGTCGATCAGGTGATCGACCCCTCTGGCGGCTCCTACTACGTGGAATCGCTCACTGACGCGCTGGCGGCAACCGCCTGGGGCCTATTCCAAGAACTGGAGGCGGGGGCAAGCCTGGTCGAGCGCATCGAAGCGACCCATAGAGCTCGAAGCCAGGACGTGGCCACCCGCCGCCTCCCCCTCACGGGAGTGAGCGAGTTCCCCGATATCGACGAGGAGGCGGTGGATCGGCTGTCGGGGGCGCCAGAGCCCGAACTGCGCCGACTAGCCGAGCCGTTTGAGGCAATGCGGGATGCCGCCGATGCCGCTCCGTCGCGTCCAACCGCATTCTTGGCCAACCTCGGCCCCATGGCGGTACACACGGCTCGGGCAGCGTTTGCCGTCAATCTGCTGGCCGCCGGGGGAATCCGTGCCTTGGGCAATGACGGCTTTGACGCTCCGGCAGAAGCCGCAGCAGCCTGGTCGTCGTCGGGCTCGCTCATTGCTGTGATCTGCTCCTCCGACGATGTGTACCAAGAGTGCGCCGCCAGCACGGTGGCAGCTCTCAAAGCAGCCGGGTGCGGGTATGTGGTGCTGGCCGGACGACCCGATGACCGGTGGGGGGCAGACGCATACATCCACCTTGGATGCGATGCCCTGGCCGTTTTGCAATCCCTTCACGCAAGGCTGGGCCTGTGA
- a CDS encoding amidohydrolase family protein, which produces MADLPFKVFDADNHYYEATDAFIRYIDPTMKKRCMQWANIDGKQRLLVAGKINRFIPNPTFDPVSKPGALQDFFRGRNKDGVDVKTMFGELDPISERPEYRDRDKRLELMDAQNIEAALFFPTLGVGMEQSLRHDPPAVVAAFTAFNRWLAEDWGFAYQERIFAAPVVSMINVDWAVSEVEWALDNDARMVVMVPGPVPTADGGSQSPGMPDYDPVWARLAEAGITVGMHGGDGGLHEYNEMWEPTEDFQSFRTSTFKQVTGHDRQIFDTMAAMVCHGLYDRHPNLRIACIENGGMFAPRLVEELKIAYGKMPNEFQTDPVDQFLSHVWVSPYYEDDIDLIKETMGADHMLFGSDYPHAEGLEVPTDFIYDIPNFTDAEAKAMMRDNAWDVITPRSALAA; this is translated from the coding sequence ATGGCAGACCTGCCGTTCAAGGTGTTCGACGCCGACAACCACTACTACGAGGCCACCGACGCCTTCATTCGCTACATCGACCCGACCATGAAAAAACGCTGTATGCAGTGGGCCAACATCGACGGCAAGCAGCGCTTGCTGGTGGCGGGCAAGATCAACCGGTTCATCCCCAACCCCACGTTCGACCCGGTGTCCAAGCCGGGGGCGCTCCAAGACTTCTTCCGGGGCCGCAACAAAGACGGTGTGGACGTGAAGACCATGTTCGGTGAACTCGACCCCATCTCCGAGCGGCCCGAGTACCGAGATCGGGACAAGCGCCTCGAACTCATGGACGCCCAGAACATCGAAGCCGCCCTGTTCTTCCCCACTCTGGGTGTGGGCATGGAGCAATCCCTGCGCCACGACCCTCCGGCGGTGGTGGCGGCCTTTACCGCATTCAACCGCTGGCTGGCCGAAGACTGGGGCTTCGCTTATCAGGAGCGTATATTCGCCGCTCCGGTGGTCTCGATGATCAACGTGGACTGGGCCGTTTCCGAAGTGGAGTGGGCCTTGGACAACGACGCCCGCATGGTGGTGATGGTGCCCGGGCCGGTGCCCACCGCCGACGGCGGTAGCCAATCGCCGGGAATGCCCGACTACGACCCGGTGTGGGCCCGCCTCGCTGAGGCCGGCATCACCGTGGGGATGCACGGCGGCGACGGCGGCCTGCACGAATACAACGAGATGTGGGAGCCGACCGAGGACTTCCAGTCGTTCCGGACCTCCACGTTCAAGCAGGTCACCGGACACGACCGCCAGATCTTCGACACCATGGCGGCCATGGTGTGCCATGGGCTGTACGACCGCCACCCCAACCTGCGGATCGCCTGCATCGAGAACGGGGGAATGTTCGCCCCCCGGCTGGTGGAGGAGCTCAAGATCGCCTACGGCAAGATGCCCAACGAGTTCCAGACCGACCCGGTTGACCAGTTCTTGTCCCATGTCTGGGTTTCGCCTTACTACGAGGATGACATCGATCTGATCAAAGAGACGATGGGCGCCGACCACATGCTGTTCGGCTCCGACTACCCCCACGCCGAGGGGCTGGAGGTGCCTACCGACTTCATCTACGACATCCCCAACTTCACCGATGCCGAGGCCAAGGCCATGATGCGGGACAACGCCTGGGACGTGATCACCCCCCGCTCCGCGCTGGCCGCCTGA
- a CDS encoding amidohydrolase family protein yields the protein MAMPSDIPIIDTMIGFPKPDFSTYDFIRSQTKDAQSSEEFDFPVEYMFKGVPKELYGTDDDPVQVTLKEMDRFNIELALVSCEDDSGQRALKDYPERFIPSMSVDPNDVMGEVRRIDQLHQEWGVKAVGAFPAGCFPQVPIDDAKFYPIYAKCVELDLPMFVCAGVPGPRFPFSPQHVERIDRVMYDFPELTFVTRHGCEPWEDLAVKLMLKWPGLHYSTSAFAPKHYPEAIIRYANTRGAEKVIYAGYFPMGLSLERIMTDMKDVPFRDKVWPSFLRENARRVLKLD from the coding sequence ATGGCCATGCCCTCCGACATTCCGATCATCGACACCATGATCGGGTTCCCCAAGCCCGACTTCTCCACTTACGACTTCATCCGGTCCCAGACCAAGGACGCCCAGTCGTCCGAGGAGTTCGACTTCCCAGTGGAGTACATGTTCAAAGGGGTGCCCAAGGAGCTGTACGGCACCGACGACGACCCGGTACAGGTAACGCTCAAGGAGATGGACCGGTTCAACATCGAGCTGGCCCTGGTCTCCTGCGAGGACGATTCCGGCCAGCGGGCGCTGAAGGACTACCCCGAGCGGTTTATCCCCTCCATGAGTGTCGACCCCAACGACGTGATGGGTGAGGTACGCCGCATCGACCAACTCCACCAGGAGTGGGGCGTCAAGGCGGTGGGCGCGTTCCCCGCGGGGTGCTTCCCCCAGGTGCCGATTGACGACGCCAAGTTCTACCCGATCTACGCGAAATGCGTGGAGCTGGATCTGCCCATGTTCGTGTGCGCCGGTGTTCCCGGCCCTCGGTTCCCGTTCTCGCCCCAGCACGTGGAGCGCATTGACCGGGTCATGTACGACTTCCCCGAGCTCACTTTCGTCACCCGCCATGGCTGCGAGCCGTGGGAGGACCTAGCGGTGAAGCTCATGCTGAAATGGCCCGGCCTGCACTACTCCACCTCGGCGTTCGCCCCCAAGCACTACCCCGAGGCCATCATTCGCTACGCCAACACCCGGGGGGCCGAAAAGGTCATCTACGCCGGCTATTTCCCCATGGGGCTGTCGCTGGAGCGGATCATGACCGACATGAAGGATGTGCCCTTCCGGGACAAGGTATGGCCCAGCTTTCTGCGCGAGAACGCCCGCCGGGTGTTGAAGCTGGACTGA
- a CDS encoding nitroreductase/quinone reductase family protein, with product MSDQRVEQDWETPSLEEIPVITKMHVEAMESSDDPAVWGVAGMHHVLIRTIGRRSGKEHKVALPYWRDPDGHRIVVASYAGAKAHPSWYFNLADKEANPELLVTDEGRNFWAVADICDGDDYQATWEGLVADRAWYADYQAKAPHRRIPLVRLVEQRPA from the coding sequence ATGAGCGATCAACGAGTGGAACAAGACTGGGAGACCCCGTCGTTGGAGGAGATCCCGGTTATCACCAAGATGCATGTGGAGGCTATGGAGTCCAGCGACGACCCCGCCGTCTGGGGCGTCGCGGGCATGCACCATGTGCTCATCAGGACTATCGGGCGGCGCTCGGGCAAAGAGCACAAAGTGGCCCTGCCCTACTGGAGAGATCCTGATGGCCATCGCATTGTGGTGGCGTCGTATGCCGGGGCCAAAGCCCACCCGTCCTGGTATTTCAACCTGGCCGACAAAGAGGCCAACCCCGAACTGCTGGTCACCGATGAAGGGCGGAATTTCTGGGCGGTGGCCGACATCTGCGACGGCGACGACTACCAGGCCACCTGGGAAGGCCTGGTGGCCGACCGGGCCTGGTACGCCGACTACCAGGCTAAGGCCCCCCACCGCCGCATTCCTCTGGTGCGGCTGGTGGAGCAGCGCCCCGCATAG
- a CDS encoding DegT/DnrJ/EryC1/StrS family aminotransferase, with product MANQPVRTLPPAGAIQDEREIEAVLEVLRSGDLNIGENVARFEDEVSTVLGKELGVMVNSGSSALLLGIGLLDLEPGDEIITSVLTFSTDVSSIIQLGLVPVFVDVEPDTFQIDVNRITEMIGPRTKAIMTPNLMGNCPDWDVIRAIADEHGLKVIEDSCDVLDTRLRGSRIGARSDISLTSFAISHSLTCAGNGGMVAMDDPELHDKCLTRRRWGRRSESYLYGSRKGQDTRWGPLDDGTMYDQIFIFDDLGYNFEPSELGAAYGLVQFSKLQEFNARRQHAFNRYNDLLVNHTDKVILPRTTPELETTWMRYGFILRPESGHDRTDVQNFLEDRNVQSRMVWTGNILRQPGFSGIEHRAPADGFPNADLVMSHALCIPTHHGLGSDDVGYVVDTLSELFGG from the coding sequence ATGGCGAATCAACCAGTCCGCACCCTGCCGCCTGCCGGGGCCATCCAAGACGAGCGCGAGATCGAAGCCGTGCTCGAGGTGCTGCGCTCAGGCGACCTCAACATCGGCGAGAACGTGGCCCGCTTCGAGGACGAGGTGTCCACGGTGCTGGGCAAGGAACTGGGGGTGATGGTCAACTCCGGCTCCTCGGCACTGCTGTTGGGGATAGGACTGCTCGACCTGGAGCCCGGTGATGAGATCATCACCTCGGTGCTCACCTTCTCCACCGACGTGTCCTCGATCATCCAGTTGGGCCTGGTGCCGGTTTTCGTCGACGTGGAGCCTGACACCTTCCAGATCGACGTGAACCGAATCACCGAGATGATCGGCCCCCGCACCAAGGCCATCATGACCCCCAACCTGATGGGCAACTGCCCCGACTGGGACGTCATCAGGGCCATTGCCGACGAGCACGGGCTGAAGGTGATCGAAGATTCCTGTGACGTGCTGGACACCCGGCTGCGGGGCTCCCGGATCGGCGCCCGCAGCGACATCAGCCTCACCAGCTTCGCCATCTCCCACTCGCTCACCTGCGCGGGCAATGGGGGCATGGTGGCAATGGACGATCCCGAGCTGCACGACAAGTGCCTGACCCGTCGCCGCTGGGGAAGGCGGTCAGAGTCGTACCTCTACGGCTCCCGCAAAGGGCAGGACACCCGTTGGGGCCCGTTGGACGACGGCACCATGTACGACCAGATCTTCATCTTCGACGACCTGGGCTACAACTTCGAGCCCTCCGAGCTGGGGGCGGCCTACGGGTTGGTGCAATTCAGCAAGCTCCAAGAGTTCAACGCCCGCCGTCAGCACGCCTTCAATCGCTACAACGATCTGCTGGTCAATCACACCGACAAAGTGATCCTGCCCCGCACCACGCCCGAACTGGAGACCACCTGGATGCGCTACGGGTTCATCCTGCGGCCCGAGTCAGGGCACGACCGCACCGATGTGCAGAACTTCCTCGAAGACCGCAATGTGCAGTCCCGAATGGTCTGGACCGGGAATATCCTCCGCCAGCCCGGCTTCTCGGGCATTGAGCACCGGGCCCCGGCCGACGGCTTCCCCAACGCCGATCTGGTGATGAGCCATGCGTTGTGCATCCCCACCCACCACGGGCTGGGATCAGACGACGTCGGCTACGTGGTCGACACGCTCTCGGAGCTGTTTGGCGGCTAG
- a CDS encoding SgcJ/EcaC family oxidoreductase: MSDLPTDPSELVSAFCAAWANGDADELMAYFTDDAVYHNVPMDPLEGAEAIRAFLEGFFATSGGIVFETHQQAANGNVVLNERTDYINTADGQVDLPVCGVFEIRDGRIARWSDYFDMGKLMGS, encoded by the coding sequence ATGTCTGATCTGCCGACCGATCCCAGCGAACTGGTGAGTGCGTTTTGCGCCGCGTGGGCCAACGGCGATGCCGATGAGCTGATGGCCTACTTCACCGATGACGCCGTCTATCACAACGTCCCGATGGATCCCTTGGAGGGGGCCGAGGCCATACGGGCGTTTTTGGAGGGGTTCTTCGCCACCTCCGGAGGCATCGTATTTGAGACCCACCAACAAGCGGCCAACGGCAATGTGGTGCTCAACGAGCGAACCGATTACATCAACACCGCCGACGGCCAGGTGGATTTGCCGGTGTGCGGCGTGTTCGAGATTCGCGACGGTCGAATCGCCCGTTGGTCGGACTACTTCGACATGGGCAAGCTGATGGGCAGCTGA
- a CDS encoding ABC transporter substrate-binding protein: MRTENTKSTRSWRIIALLLAVLALVAVSCGNDDDSRGSQSTITIAVNGWNGAAANSAVAAQLLESELGYDVVRVDIDENAQWPAINTGDIDVSLEIWPSGHAQDVVDFIDNPDANIDNAGLLGPVGKIGWFIPTYMVDQYPELATWEGFSNPELAGMFATAETGDLGQFLGGDPSFVQFDEAIINNLGLPLQVVYAGSEAAILAAVDSAYSRQEPVLVYLWTPHSAFNNYDLTNVLLPEYTDACGKAAASAPEDVDCDYPADVLFKIINSDLAENAPDADAFLRAMNYTSADQISMLAAIENDGMSVDDAAAQWIEANESVWSAWLPS, encoded by the coding sequence ATGCGGACAGAAAACACCAAGTCAACCCGAAGCTGGAGGATTATCGCCTTGCTCTTGGCGGTCCTGGCACTCGTTGCCGTCAGCTGCGGCAACGACGACGACTCCCGAGGCTCTCAGTCAACGATCACGATTGCCGTCAACGGATGGAACGGAGCTGCGGCGAACTCCGCAGTAGCCGCCCAGCTACTAGAGAGCGAACTCGGATATGACGTTGTCCGGGTGGACATCGACGAGAACGCCCAGTGGCCAGCCATCAACACCGGCGACATCGATGTATCGCTTGAAATCTGGCCATCTGGGCACGCCCAGGACGTCGTCGACTTCATCGACAATCCAGATGCGAACATCGACAACGCTGGCCTGCTCGGACCTGTCGGCAAGATCGGCTGGTTCATCCCCACCTACATGGTGGACCAGTACCCAGAACTGGCCACTTGGGAGGGGTTCTCCAATCCTGAGCTGGCCGGGATGTTCGCCACCGCAGAGACCGGTGACCTGGGACAATTCCTAGGCGGCGACCCGAGTTTCGTGCAGTTCGACGAGGCGATCATCAACAATTTGGGCCTGCCCCTTCAGGTGGTCTACGCCGGCTCCGAAGCTGCAATCCTGGCCGCGGTCGATTCGGCATACAGCCGTCAAGAGCCGGTCCTTGTTTACCTGTGGACGCCGCACTCGGCATTCAACAACTACGACCTCACTAATGTGCTCCTTCCCGAGTACACCGACGCCTGTGGCAAGGCAGCGGCCAGTGCGCCCGAAGATGTTGACTGCGACTACCCAGCAGACGTGCTGTTCAAGATCATCAATAGCGACTTGGCTGAGAACGCCCCTGACGCCGATGCCTTCTTGCGTGCGATGAACTACACCAGCGCCGACCAGATCTCGATGCTGGCCGCAATTGAAAACGACGGAATGTCAGTGGACGACGCCGCAGCCCAGTGGATCGAGGCCAACGAGAGCGTCTGGAGCGCTTGGCTCCCCTCCTAG
- the betA gene encoding choline dehydrogenase, giving the protein MYDFIIVGGGSAGCALANRLSADASTRVLVLEAGRRDYKWDVFIHMPAALAFPIGSRFYDWKYESEPEPHMGSRRVYHARGKVLGGSSSINGMIFQRGNPADYDKWATEPGMENWDYRHCLPYFKRMETCLAGADQWRGEEGPLVLERGPADSPLFTAFFKAVQEAGYELSDDVNGYRQEGFAAFDRNVHKGRRLSASRAYLHPVMNRKNLKVETGSLISRVLFDQNRAVGVEYRRRGRTHTAQGAHILLCAGAFGSAQLLQLSGVGPADLLDSLDIPVVADLPGVGENLQDHLEVYIQFASSQPVSMQPALKQWRRPWIGLQWLARRGPGATNHFEGGGFVRSNLNEAYPNLMFHFLPLAIRYDGSSPSSGHGYQVHVGPMYSDARGQLRIKSRDPRAKPALQFNYLSTEQDRREWVETIRVTRTIMNQPAFAPYNAGELSPGPEVSTDQQIMDWVAHDAETALHPAGTARMGTDDQSVVHPKTMEVHGTSGLMVVDASVMPTVTNGNIYAPVMMIAEKAADLILGCEPLPPEDVPVYSAEPIRSRAAP; this is encoded by the coding sequence TTGTACGACTTCATCATCGTCGGAGGGGGCTCTGCTGGCTGCGCGTTGGCCAACCGTCTGAGCGCGGATGCCAGCACCCGAGTTCTGGTGCTGGAAGCAGGGCGCCGGGATTACAAGTGGGATGTGTTCATTCATATGCCCGCGGCCCTGGCGTTTCCCATCGGCAGTCGCTTCTACGACTGGAAATACGAGAGCGAGCCTGAGCCCCACATGGGAAGCCGAAGGGTCTACCACGCCCGGGGGAAGGTGCTGGGCGGCTCCAGTTCCATCAACGGCATGATCTTCCAGCGGGGAAATCCCGCCGATTACGACAAATGGGCCACCGAGCCCGGCATGGAGAACTGGGACTACCGCCATTGTCTGCCCTACTTCAAGCGCATGGAAACCTGCCTGGCCGGAGCGGACCAATGGCGTGGCGAGGAGGGACCGCTGGTGTTGGAGCGGGGACCGGCCGACAGCCCCCTGTTCACCGCCTTCTTCAAGGCGGTGCAAGAGGCCGGTTACGAGTTGAGCGACGACGTCAACGGGTATCGCCAGGAGGGATTTGCGGCGTTCGACCGCAACGTCCACAAAGGCCGACGGCTCTCAGCATCTCGGGCCTACCTGCATCCGGTGATGAACCGCAAGAACCTCAAGGTGGAGACCGGCAGCCTCATCAGCCGGGTGCTGTTCGATCAGAACCGGGCAGTGGGCGTGGAGTACCGGCGAAGGGGACGCACCCATACCGCCCAGGGGGCGCACATTCTGCTGTGTGCAGGGGCCTTCGGCTCGGCCCAGCTCTTGCAACTCTCCGGAGTGGGTCCAGCCGACCTGCTGGATTCGCTGGACATCCCGGTGGTGGCTGATCTGCCCGGCGTGGGCGAGAACCTTCAGGACCACTTGGAGGTATACATCCAATTCGCCTCGAGCCAACCAGTGTCCATGCAACCAGCCCTCAAGCAGTGGCGCCGGCCCTGGATCGGCCTGCAGTGGCTGGCCCGGAGGGGTCCGGGGGCCACCAACCACTTCGAAGGGGGTGGCTTCGTGCGCTCCAACCTCAACGAGGCCTACCCGAATCTCATGTTCCACTTCTTGCCACTGGCCATCCGCTATGACGGTTCATCGCCGAGCAGCGGTCACGGTTATCAGGTTCATGTTGGACCCATGTACTCGGATGCCCGAGGCCAATTGCGGATCAAGTCGCGTGATCCCAGAGCCAAACCTGCCCTTCAGTTCAACTACCTCTCCACCGAGCAAGACCGCCGCGAGTGGGTGGAAACCATACGAGTGACCCGTACCATCATGAACCAACCGGCGTTCGCCCCTTATAATGCTGGCGAATTGTCGCCCGGGCCCGAAGTCTCCACCGATCAGCAGATCATGGACTGGGTGGCCCACGATGCCGAGACCGCGCTGCATCCGGCCGGTACGGCTCGCATGGGCACCGATGACCAATCGGTGGTGCATCCCAAGACAATGGAGGTTCACGGCACCAGCGGGCTGATGGTGGTGGATGCCTCAGTGATGCCCACCGTCACCAACGGCAACATCTACGCGCCGGTGATGATGATTGCCGAGAAGGCGGCTGACCTCATACTGGGCTGCGAGCCGCTTCCCCCCGAAGACGTCCCGGTTTATTCCGCTGAGCCGATCAGGTCCCGAGCCGCTCCATGA
- a CDS encoding TetR/AcrR family transcriptional regulator, with the protein MAESKGRTRNLPVQERAVLTRDRILQAAAEVIKREGVSSLTLDKVAAQAGVSKGGFLYHFGSKDALIIGLLNQVMGVLDNELNVLADGIDVRQGAFALAYLDYVREPTQAATDTAVSILAAAAVDDDLLESTRETFELWQDRLRHDDGLDDVVALLARIVGDGLWLIDLFGLAPPTAEERRKVIDMVSDLIGDHGAARDLIGSAE; encoded by the coding sequence ATGGCGGAATCTAAGGGGCGGACCAGGAATCTGCCGGTGCAGGAGCGGGCGGTGCTGACCCGTGACCGGATTCTGCAAGCGGCCGCCGAAGTGATCAAACGGGAGGGGGTGTCGTCGCTGACCCTCGACAAGGTGGCGGCCCAAGCGGGGGTGAGCAAGGGCGGCTTTCTCTATCACTTCGGCTCCAAAGACGCGTTGATCATCGGGCTGCTCAACCAGGTGATGGGAGTCCTTGACAACGAGCTCAATGTGTTGGCCGATGGCATTGACGTCCGCCAGGGAGCGTTCGCACTGGCCTATCTCGATTACGTGCGGGAGCCGACTCAGGCGGCCACCGATACAGCGGTGTCGATCCTGGCCGCAGCCGCGGTGGACGACGATCTGCTGGAGAGCACGCGGGAGACTTTTGAACTCTGGCAAGACCGGCTTCGCCATGATGACGGTCTCGACGATGTGGTGGCGCTGTTGGCCCGGATCGTGGGCGACGGTCTCTGGCTCATCGACCTGTTCGGATTGGCACCGCCCACCGCGGAGGAACGCAGGAAGGTGATCGACATGGTTTCCGACCTGATTGGCGATCATGGAGCGGCTCGGGACCTGATCGGCTCAGCGGAATAA